Proteins encoded together in one Anaerotignum propionicum DSM 1682 window:
- a CDS encoding flavodoxin domain-containing protein has translation MKKAVIYWSGTGNTEVMAKEIAQGMGADTEIFTVDAFHGNISDYDKIAFGCPSMGDEVLEEAEFEPFFSSIESKLSGKKVALFGSYGWGDGQWMRDWCARCEKANVNLFNEEGLILCGFPDADGKTSCTKLGQDFAAY, from the coding sequence ATGAAGAAAGCTGTTATTTATTGGAGCGGAACAGGTAATACTGAAGTTATGGCAAAAGAAATCGCTCAGGGCATGGGTGCTGATACAGAAATTTTTACTGTAGATGCTTTCCATGGTAATATCAGTGACTATGATAAGATTGCATTTGGTTGCCCCTCTATGGGTGATGAAGTTTTAGAAGAAGCTGAATTTGAACCATTCTTCTCTTCCATCGAAAGCAAACTGTCTGGCAAAAAAGTTGCTTTATTCGGTTCCTATGGTTGGGGTGATGGTCAGTGGATGCGTGATTGGTGTGCAAGATGCGAAAAGGCAAACGTGAACCTTTTTAATGAAGAAGGTTTAATCCTTTGCGGTTTCCCCGATGCAGACGGTAAAACAAGCTGCACAAAACTAGGTCAGGACTTTGCAGCTTATTAA
- a CDS encoding RsmF rRNA methyltransferase first C-terminal domain-containing protein, with protein MELPIQYTEKMQKLLGEEYPRYLESFEESRYFGLRVNPLKLMPEVFLDQNVFSLTSVPWCNEGFYYAGDERPAKHPYYHAGLYYLQEPSAMSPGAILPIQPGERVLDVCAAPGGKSTQLGAGLQGEGLLVANDISAGRAKALLKNIELFGIRNAVVMSEPPERLKERLPNFFDKILIDAPCSGEGMFRKEPDMVKSWNEEMLAFCQKEQAKILEACAEMLRPGGMMLYSTCTFAVEENEKSIADFLERHQEFSLVPIEKKYGFSAGIGELSPCARLYPHKIKGEGHFLALMQKAGNSHDSLFSEEACEKEKDILPYLEFEKEVLKTKLSGTFKIFGDSLYLLPKGMPTMKGLRALRTGWQLGTLKKGRFEPSQAFAMGLFKEEVTSVEDFPLGDDRVIRYLKGETVEADGKEGWTLVCVDGFPLGWAKRQGGRLKNKYAVGWKWE; from the coding sequence ATGGAACTGCCCATTCAATATACGGAAAAAATGCAAAAGCTTTTGGGGGAGGAATATCCAAGATACTTGGAATCTTTTGAGGAATCAAGATATTTTGGGTTGCGGGTAAATCCCTTAAAGCTCATGCCAGAGGTTTTTCTTGATCAAAATGTTTTTTCCCTTACCTCGGTTCCATGGTGTAACGAAGGATTTTATTATGCGGGGGACGAACGTCCTGCAAAGCACCCTTATTATCATGCAGGGCTTTATTATTTACAGGAGCCAAGTGCCATGAGCCCAGGTGCGATTTTGCCTATTCAGCCCGGTGAACGGGTTTTGGATGTTTGCGCTGCACCGGGTGGTAAGTCCACACAATTGGGTGCCGGGCTTCAAGGGGAAGGGCTTTTGGTTGCCAATGACATCAGTGCAGGTCGAGCAAAGGCATTATTAAAGAATATTGAACTATTTGGTATTCGCAATGCTGTTGTAATGAGTGAGCCACCTGAGCGTCTAAAAGAGAGATTGCCCAATTTTTTCGATAAAATTCTTATTGATGCTCCTTGCTCAGGTGAGGGTATGTTTCGTAAGGAACCAGATATGGTGAAAAGCTGGAATGAGGAAATGCTTGCTTTTTGTCAAAAGGAGCAGGCTAAAATTTTGGAAGCTTGCGCAGAGATGTTACGTCCCGGTGGAATGATGCTTTATTCTACCTGTACATTCGCTGTCGAGGAAAACGAAAAAAGCATTGCTGATTTTTTAGAAAGACATCAGGAGTTCTCTCTTGTTCCCATTGAAAAGAAATATGGTTTCTCAGCAGGAATTGGAGAGCTTTCCCCGTGTGCCAGATTATACCCCCATAAAATAAAGGGAGAAGGTCATTTTCTTGCATTAATGCAAAAGGCAGGAAACAGTCATGATTCTTTATTTTCAGAGGAAGCCTGTGAAAAAGAAAAAGACATTTTACCTTATTTAGAATTTGAAAAAGAAGTGCTAAAAACAAAGCTTAGCGGAACCTTTAAAATCTTTGGAGACAGCCTATATCTTTTACCAAAAGGAATGCCTACGATGAAAGGACTTCGAGCTTTACGCACAGGTTGGCAATTAGGAACACTGAAAAAAGGGCGGTTTGAGCCCTCTCAAGCCTTTGCTATGGGACTTTTCAAGGAAGAAGTAACCAGTGTGGAGGATTTCCCCTTGGGAGATGACAGAGTCATTCGTTATTTAAAAGGGGAAACTGTGGAGGCAGATGGGAAAGAAGGGTGGACCCTAGTTTGCGTGGATGGCTTTCCTTTGGGCTGGGCAAAACGTCAAGGGGGAAGGCTGAAAAATAAATATGCCGTAGGTTGGAAATGGGAATGA
- the fsa gene encoding fructose-6-phosphate aldolase: MKMFIDTANVEHIKEANDLGVICGVTTNPSLIAKEGRDFVEVVKEITTIVDGPISAEVISLEHEGMVTEARELVKIHKNIVIKIPMTLEGLKAVKILTAEGIKTNVTLIFSATQALMAARAGATYVSPFLGRVDDIGAVGMTLIEEIVEIFDVHGIQTEIIAASIRNPLHVIDAARVGCHIATIPYNVLIQMAKHPLTDLGIERFLKDWETVPKK; encoded by the coding sequence ATGAAAATGTTCATCGACACTGCGAATGTGGAGCACATCAAAGAGGCAAATGATTTAGGCGTTATTTGCGGCGTTACAACAAACCCTTCCTTAATTGCAAAAGAAGGCAGGGACTTCGTTGAGGTAGTAAAGGAAATAACAACAATCGTTGACGGCCCAATCAGCGCGGAGGTCATCAGCCTTGAGCATGAAGGCATGGTAACAGAGGCCAGAGAACTGGTTAAAATCCATAAAAATATTGTAATTAAAATCCCTATGACATTGGAAGGCTTAAAGGCTGTAAAGATTTTGACTGCTGAGGGCATCAAGACAAACGTAACTTTAATTTTTTCCGCTACACAGGCATTAATGGCTGCGAGAGCTGGTGCAACTTATGTTAGCCCCTTCTTAGGCAGAGTTGACGATATTGGTGCGGTAGGTATGACTTTAATCGAAGAAATCGTTGAGATTTTTGATGTACACGGTATTCAGACAGAAATTATTGCGGCAAGCATCCGTAATCCTTTACACGTGATTGATGCGGCAAGAGTTGGCTGCCATATTGCAACCATCCCTTACAACGTATTAATTCAGATGGCAAAGCATCCTTTGACAGACCTTGGTATTGAACGTTTCTTGAAGGATTGGGAAACCGTACCTAAAAAATAA
- a CDS encoding GTP pyrophosphokinase → MRRGVFVEIVNWKELLYPYEQAVDELLLKFRCLDKECRHLGIYSPIDSVTGRLKKPASILEKAGKKQIPPEKIEEKIEDIVGIRILCQFVEDIEKVVTMVQSRKDMTVLEERDYITNTKPSGYRSYHMIIRYPLSTALGPKEVLAEIQIRTNAMNFWATAEHSLRYKYSGNIPENLQHRLRICAEAAFHLDREMSTIREEITNAQRLNEIKGNLVTNILDNIQSLHFGADLDEMDEINKEFVDIWNNEDIDELKAFNEKLNVLAEVYRV, encoded by the coding sequence ATGAGAAGAGGTGTTTTTGTGGAAATAGTCAACTGGAAAGAGCTTTTATATCCGTATGAACAAGCGGTGGATGAACTGCTTTTAAAATTTCGCTGTTTAGACAAGGAGTGTAGGCATCTAGGAATATATTCACCCATTGACTCGGTAACGGGGCGATTGAAGAAGCCGGCAAGTATTTTAGAAAAGGCGGGTAAAAAACAAATACCCCCGGAAAAAATCGAGGAAAAAATTGAGGATATTGTAGGTATCCGTATTCTTTGTCAATTTGTTGAGGATATTGAAAAGGTTGTAACCATGGTTCAGTCCAGAAAAGATATGACTGTGTTGGAAGAGCGAGATTACATAACGAATACAAAGCCCAGTGGATACCGCAGTTATCATATGATTATTCGATATCCATTGAGTACTGCTTTAGGGCCCAAGGAGGTTTTGGCTGAAATCCAAATTCGTACCAATGCCATGAACTTTTGGGCAACAGCGGAGCATTCCCTTAGGTATAAATATAGCGGCAATATTCCAGAAAATTTGCAGCATCGGCTAAGAATTTGTGCAGAGGCCGCATTTCATTTGGATCGAGAGATGTCTACCATTCGCGAGGAAATCACCAATGCCCAACGACTCAATGAAATTAAGGGGAATTTGGTTACAAATATTTTAGACAATATTCAAAGTTTGCATTTTGGGGCAGACTTAGATGAAATGGATGAAATCAATAAAGAATTTGTGGATATTTGGAACAACGAAGATATAGATGAACTGAAGGCATTTAATGAAAAGTTGAATGTATTGGCAGAGGTTTATCGGGTGTAA
- a CDS encoding DUF3793 family protein, with amino-acid sequence MSDFEMQMLYHGAPTLFGIKQANLFSLPLSCLQSLKDEVASYQKQLEKRGVSLQYLYCCKKRVFFLVYRKESLLEYFSNPAVKAFLVETGYPFHVNQESSLLNTLAFLRRRIQQRNEFPHEIGFFLGYPPEDVFAFIEEKGQNYKLCGYWKVYGDEKSAVATFRQYTYCRKKLLHQASKGIPILSLLEAKQTLQEVF; translated from the coding sequence ATGTCTGATTTCGAAATGCAGATGCTTTATCATGGCGCCCCAACTCTGTTTGGGATTAAGCAGGCAAATTTATTTTCATTACCCTTATCCTGCCTTCAATCCCTGAAAGATGAAGTTGCGTCTTATCAAAAACAACTTGAAAAAAGAGGGGTTTCTTTGCAGTATCTTTATTGTTGCAAGAAGCGGGTTTTCTTCTTGGTCTACAGAAAGGAAAGTTTACTGGAATATTTCAGCAATCCTGCCGTAAAAGCTTTTTTGGTTGAGACAGGTTATCCTTTTCATGTAAACCAAGAATCCTCTTTGTTGAATACTTTGGCTTTTCTGCGCCGACGTATTCAACAACGCAATGAATTTCCACATGAAATCGGGTTTTTCTTAGGCTATCCGCCTGAGGATGTCTTTGCCTTCATTGAGGAAAAGGGACAAAATTATAAGCTCTGTGGTTATTGGAAGGTCTACGGTGACGAAAAGTCCGCTGTAGCAACCTTTCGTCAGTATACATATTGCAGAAAAAAATTATTACATCAGGCTTCCAAGGGAATTCCAATTCTCTCTTTATTAGAAGCAAAACAAACATTACAGGAGGTTTTTTAA
- a CDS encoding methyl-accepting chemotaxis protein — protein sequence MSKLSRKNMLSFRISFMNTGIIFVIIGAICFSLAGMTRKVVTNQVKKEITYIADANAAVARSYLQKMYVFSTSLSSEVSRYQSLEKETSEKMLMDSLKNVLKDQKIFSAYFAFEPNKFFPDTPKGRSYYLYRDGSGTALDINDDYDIYGSADYYAPARDKMSTHITEPYSYQLTNGQTVWMVTLSSPITDSTGKFIGVANCDILTDSVNSLEYDNGEFKTAHTYVMTGKGTLIADNLDKNVIGQSFQVHTENDQKILDAAARGASILVEDKNDSFNDEAAWIVHIPVSLAGTDSLWSSAYVVSKSEALAVVNQITYTMAAIGLLGLIVLSLFSYYTLKRALAPVNDVMAMAEKMGAGDLRVDHSLMVTSRDELGILANIFKETSEVLSGYIHEISYLLEEIAAGNLTEEIQREYMGDFTAIQRSFDHIQTALSQTFGEMSFVAEQVSSGSEQVASAAQALSQGATQQASSVEDLTRTIMDIARQIDGSAAKAAEASQKAIEVGMAMENSNQKMSQMLDAMNSIYNKSSEIGKIIKAIEEIAFQTNILALNAAIEAARAGSAGKGFAVVADEVRNLAAKSAEAAKDTTKLIESTLLSVDDGFRVANDTADALSNVVVEAREIITSINHISQNAQEQAEAITQVNVGLGQITDVVHTTSAMAEESAATSEELSGQAEILKDLISNFKIKDQKNNTINDYENSEEAEVFDSEAFGDKY from the coding sequence TAACGAATCAAGTTAAAAAAGAAATCACTTATATTGCTGATGCAAATGCAGCAGTTGCTCGGTCTTACCTACAAAAAATGTATGTTTTTTCAACTAGTCTGTCTTCGGAGGTATCAAGGTATCAAAGCTTAGAGAAAGAAACTTCTGAAAAAATGTTAATGGATTCTTTGAAAAATGTACTGAAAGATCAGAAAATTTTTTCTGCATACTTTGCCTTTGAACCAAATAAATTCTTCCCTGATACACCTAAGGGTCGTTCTTATTATTTATACAGGGATGGTTCGGGTACCGCGTTGGATATAAATGATGACTATGACATTTATGGGTCGGCTGACTATTACGCACCGGCCAGGGATAAAATGTCCACACATATCACAGAGCCTTACTCTTATCAATTGACAAACGGGCAGACCGTTTGGATGGTAACACTAAGCTCTCCCATAACAGATAGTACAGGTAAATTTATTGGTGTTGCCAATTGCGATATTTTGACAGATAGTGTGAATTCTTTGGAGTATGATAATGGAGAATTCAAAACTGCCCATACGTATGTAATGACAGGAAAGGGAACTTTGATTGCAGACAACTTAGACAAAAACGTGATTGGTCAGAGTTTTCAAGTGCATACTGAGAATGATCAAAAAATTTTAGATGCTGCTGCAAGAGGTGCATCCATTTTAGTTGAGGATAAAAACGATTCTTTTAATGATGAAGCCGCTTGGATTGTACATATACCCGTATCCTTAGCGGGAACAGACTCATTATGGTCCAGTGCTTATGTTGTGAGTAAATCTGAGGCTTTGGCTGTGGTGAATCAGATTACCTATACTATGGCGGCAATTGGGTTGTTGGGATTGATTGTTCTTTCCCTTTTCAGCTATTACACACTGAAAAGAGCATTGGCACCGGTAAACGACGTAATGGCTATGGCGGAAAAAATGGGTGCCGGAGACTTAAGGGTGGATCATAGTTTAATGGTTACATCAAGGGATGAATTAGGTATTCTGGCAAATATTTTTAAAGAAACATCTGAAGTATTATCAGGTTATATCCATGAAATTTCGTATCTTTTAGAGGAAATTGCAGCAGGAAATTTAACAGAAGAAATCCAAAGAGAATATATGGGAGATTTTACTGCGATTCAGCGCTCGTTCGATCATATTCAGACTGCCCTAAGTCAAACCTTTGGAGAAATGTCCTTTGTGGCGGAGCAGGTTTCTTCCGGCTCCGAGCAGGTTGCCAGTGCGGCGCAAGCGCTAAGTCAAGGAGCAACCCAGCAGGCTAGCTCTGTAGAAGACCTTACTAGAACCATTATGGATATTGCAAGGCAAATTGATGGCAGTGCCGCAAAGGCGGCGGAGGCAAGTCAAAAGGCAATAGAAGTCGGGATGGCAATGGAAAATAGTAATCAAAAAATGAGCCAAATGCTGGACGCTATGAATAGTATTTATAATAAATCCAGTGAGATCGGAAAGATCATCAAAGCCATTGAAGAAATAGCATTTCAGACCAATATACTTGCTTTAAATGCAGCGATTGAGGCGGCAAGGGCAGGATCTGCGGGAAAAGGCTTTGCAGTTGTTGCAGATGAGGTGCGCAATCTGGCGGCGAAAAGTGCAGAGGCGGCAAAGGATACTACAAAATTAATTGAAAGTACCCTGCTTTCTGTGGATGATGGTTTTAGGGTAGCAAATGATACTGCGGATGCACTGTCAAATGTGGTGGTTGAAGCAAGAGAAATCATCACTTCCATCAACCATATATCCCAAAATGCCCAAGAGCAAGCAGAGGCAATAACCCAAGTCAACGTGGGTTTGGGGCAGATTACCGATGTGGTGCATACCACCTCAGCAATGGCTGAGGAGAGTGCTGCTACCAGTGAGGAGCTTTCAGGTCAAGCGGAAATTTTAAAGGATTTAATTTCAAATTTCAAGATTAAGGACCAAAAGAATAATACGATAAATGATTATGAAAATTCTGAAGAAGCAGAAGTGTTTGATAGTGAAGCTTTTGGAGATAAATACTAA
- the thrC gene encoding threonine synthase, with product MGNLTYMGTRDASIRATASHAILRGICPDGGLYIPEVIPTMEKSLEELSKLSYQELAYEVLSLFLDFTEEELKACIDGAYDDKFDTTKIAPVVQKGDAFFLELFHGKTLAFKDMALSILPYFMKTAARREGIDKEIVILTATSGDTGKAALEGFAGVEGTKIIVFFPEDGVSPVQKLQMTTQEGENTCVVGILGNFDDAQSAVKSIFTDKALGEELEKKGFLFSSANSINIGRLVPQIVYYFHAYLEAVKQGALKMGEELNFTVPTGNFGDILAGWYAMKMGLPVGHFVCASNDNKVLYDFFRTGTYDRNREFRVTVSPSMDILISSNLERLLSHMAGQDATKEDMLKLSKDGKYSVTITEKKISGEYATEEETYGAIKSFFEKTGYVMDTHTAVAYAAYQKYKDESKDSRPMVIVSTASPYKFTKDVMMALDKKYEQEDAFALMDVLEKISGVAIPEPIRGIEHRVILHKNVCDRDKIKDFVKGYLA from the coding sequence ATGGGAAATTTAACATATATGGGAACTCGGGATGCTTCTATACGAGCAACGGCTTCACATGCAATTTTAAGAGGAATTTGTCCCGATGGGGGACTTTATATACCTGAAGTAATTCCTACCATGGAAAAATCATTAGAGGAATTGAGCAAGTTAAGTTATCAAGAGCTGGCGTACGAAGTTCTGAGCCTATTTTTAGATTTTACCGAAGAGGAATTAAAGGCCTGTATTGATGGGGCTTATGATGATAAATTTGATACAACAAAGATTGCTCCAGTGGTTCAAAAGGGAGACGCTTTCTTTTTGGAGCTATTTCATGGCAAAACTTTAGCTTTTAAGGATATGGCCTTGTCTATTTTGCCTTACTTTATGAAAACAGCGGCAAGGAGAGAAGGGATAGATAAGGAGATTGTCATTTTAACAGCCACTTCAGGAGATACAGGCAAAGCGGCGCTGGAAGGCTTTGCAGGCGTAGAAGGCACAAAAATCATTGTATTCTTCCCTGAGGATGGGGTCAGCCCAGTGCAAAAGCTGCAAATGACAACACAAGAGGGAGAAAACACATGCGTTGTTGGGATTTTGGGCAATTTTGACGATGCCCAAAGTGCAGTGAAGAGTATTTTTACGGATAAGGCTTTGGGAGAAGAGCTGGAGAAAAAGGGATTTTTATTCTCTTCTGCAAATTCTATTAATATTGGACGTTTGGTTCCTCAGATTGTTTATTATTTCCATGCTTATTTGGAAGCAGTGAAACAAGGGGCTTTAAAAATGGGTGAAGAATTAAACTTTACTGTGCCAACAGGAAATTTTGGAGATATTTTGGCAGGCTGGTACGCTATGAAAATGGGTCTACCTGTTGGTCATTTTGTTTGTGCCTCCAATGATAATAAGGTATTGTATGACTTCTTCCGTACCGGTACTTATGACAGAAACAGAGAATTCCGTGTGACAGTTTCTCCTTCCATGGATATTTTGATTTCCAGTAATTTGGAACGTTTGCTGAGCCATATGGCTGGGCAGGACGCCACAAAGGAAGATATGCTGAAGCTAAGTAAGGATGGAAAATATTCCGTTACCATTACAGAAAAGAAAATTAGCGGTGAATATGCAACGGAAGAGGAAACATATGGAGCTATTAAAAGCTTCTTTGAAAAAACAGGCTATGTGATGGATACCCATACAGCAGTTGCCTATGCCGCATATCAGAAATATAAAGATGAGAGTAAAGACAGCAGACCTATGGTGATTGTCTCAACGGCAAGTCCGTACAAGTTCACAAAAGATGTTATGATGGCGTTAGATAAAAAATATGAGCAGGAAGATGCATTTGCTTTAATGGATGTTTTAGAAAAAATCAGCGGTGTAGCTATCCCAGAGCCCATTCGGGGCATTGAACATAGAGTAATTTTACACAAAAATGTTTGTGACAGGGATAAAATTAAGGATTTTGTAAAAGGATATTTAGCATAG
- a CDS encoding flavin reductase family protein: MGKAVWKPGTVLYPVPVVMVSCGTEEKGNIITVAWTGTINSDPAMTYVSIRPSRHSFELIQNSGEFVINLVNKDLAYACDFCGVKSGRDMDKFKELNLTAKKGEKVDAPIIYESPVNIECKVKEIIPLGTHHMFLAEVVSVSVSDEYLDETGKFHFNDTEPVCYSHGAYFTLGKQLGTFGYSVKKPKKAKKKK, from the coding sequence ATGGGAAAAGCGGTATGGAAGCCCGGCACCGTGCTTTATCCGGTACCCGTTGTTATGGTATCCTGTGGTACAGAGGAAAAAGGAAATATTATTACCGTTGCATGGACGGGAACCATAAACAGCGACCCGGCAATGACCTATGTTTCCATACGTCCTTCACGCCACTCCTTTGAGCTGATTCAAAACAGTGGGGAGTTTGTTATTAATCTGGTCAACAAAGACTTGGCATATGCCTGTGATTTTTGTGGTGTGAAAAGTGGGCGGGATATGGATAAATTTAAGGAACTGAACCTGACTGCAAAAAAAGGGGAAAAAGTAGATGCTCCTATCATTTATGAAAGCCCCGTAAACATTGAGTGCAAAGTAAAGGAAATCATTCCTTTGGGCACCCATCACATGTTTTTAGCAGAGGTAGTTTCCGTTAGCGTCAGTGATGAATATTTAGATGAAACAGGGAAATTTCATTTTAATGATACTGAGCCTGTCTGTTATTCCCACGGCGCATATTTTACCCTAGGCAAGCAGCTGGGTACTTTTGGTTATTCTGTAAAAAAACCTAAAAAGGCTAAAAAAAAGAAATAA
- a CDS encoding metallophosphoesterase, translated as MGLFAIADLHFGFSVNKPMSIFGANWEGHSERIIENWQQEVGKEDTVLIPGDISWAMKEEDAAADLQVIQGLPGRKIFIEGNHDYWWKSASRLERTFEGMRFLKNDCDLYESLYICGSRGWLCPNDSRFTAQDQKLYEREQIRLRLSLDSAMRKGAEEILLMMHFPPTNDRQENSAFLEIIREYPIRQVVYGHLHGKPSHESGIKGERDGIVYHLVSADYLDFCPKRLI; from the coding sequence ATGGGGCTATTTGCAATTGCAGATCTCCACTTTGGGTTTTCTGTGAATAAACCAATGAGTATTTTTGGTGCCAATTGGGAAGGTCATAGTGAGAGAATTATTGAAAATTGGCAGCAAGAAGTTGGTAAGGAAGACACAGTTTTAATCCCCGGGGATATTTCCTGGGCTATGAAAGAAGAAGATGCTGCGGCTGATTTACAGGTGATTCAAGGTTTGCCCGGAAGAAAGATCTTTATAGAGGGAAATCATGATTACTGGTGGAAATCTGCCTCTAGGCTAGAAAGAACTTTTGAAGGGATGCGTTTTTTGAAAAATGACTGCGACCTTTATGAGAGTCTATATATCTGTGGTTCAAGGGGATGGCTATGCCCAAATGACAGCCGCTTCACGGCGCAGGATCAAAAGCTTTATGAACGGGAACAGATTAGATTGAGGCTTTCTCTAGACAGCGCCATGAGAAAGGGGGCGGAGGAAATTCTTCTGATGATGCATTTTCCTCCGACGAATGATAGGCAAGAAAATTCTGCTTTTTTAGAAATCATTCGGGAATACCCTATAAGACAGGTGGTGTATGGACATTTACATGGGAAACCCAGCCACGAAAGCGGCATAAAGGGTGAGAGGGACGGAATTGTTTATCATTTGGTTTCCGCCGATTACCTTGATTTTTGTCCGAAAAGGTTAATTTAA
- a CDS encoding GNAT family N-acetyltransferase, with the protein MIETERLILRSITKRDAADIFEYSKEPEVGENAGWKPHETIEETKEILDVVFLEKEDIFGLVEKESGKLFGTIGLVPDVTRENEGSRMLGYAIGKNFWGRGYMTEAVGAILSYAFHEKGYDLISVSHYTDNLRSQRVIEKCGFQFEGVQRQSELRYDGDMKDKRWYSMTKDEFCRNLK; encoded by the coding sequence ATGATAGAAACAGAACGATTGATATTACGCAGTATAACCAAAAGGGATGCAGCGGATATTTTTGAATATAGCAAAGAGCCGGAAGTAGGGGAGAATGCAGGCTGGAAACCTCATGAAACCATAGAGGAAACCAAAGAAATATTGGATGTCGTTTTTTTAGAAAAGGAAGATATATTTGGTCTCGTTGAAAAGGAAAGTGGCAAGTTGTTTGGTACCATAGGTTTGGTACCTGACGTCACCAGGGAAAATGAAGGGTCAAGAATGCTTGGCTATGCCATTGGTAAGAATTTTTGGGGAAGAGGGTACATGACCGAAGCAGTTGGTGCTATTCTTTCCTATGCGTTTCATGAGAAGGGCTATGATTTGATTTCAGTTTCCCATTATACGGACAATTTGCGTTCCCAGAGAGTGATTGAAAAGTGTGGTTTTCAGTTTGAAGGAGTACAACGTCAGTCAGAATTGCGTTATGATGGAGACATGAAGGATAAAAGATGGTATTCAATGACAAAGGATGAGTTTTGTCGTAATTTAAAATAA
- a CDS encoding DUF2325 domain-containing protein: protein MSVVIVGGHDRMVRQYMDICKKYNCKSKVFTQMPGNFRSQIGKADLIVLFTSTVSHIMVAGAVQEAERNQITIARSHSSSSSALNKILSSYCQA from the coding sequence ATGAGCGTTGTCATCGTAGGCGGCCACGATCGTATGGTTCGTCAATATATGGATATTTGTAAAAAATATAATTGCAAAAGCAAAGTTTTCACCCAAATGCCCGGAAACTTCCGCAGCCAGATCGGAAAGGCTGATTTAATTGTGCTTTTTACCAGCACAGTTTCTCATATTATGGTTGCAGGCGCAGTACAAGAGGCAGAACGTAATCAAATTACTATTGCTCGTTCCCACAGCTCCTCTTCTTCTGCTTTAAACAAAATTTTAAGCTCATACTGTCAGGCTTAA